The segment GGTATCTGTGTACGCTGAGGCGAACCCAAACCCGGAGTCAATGAAATTTGTGTTGAACTCCACCTTGTTAGGCGAGGGAGGAAGCGTGGATTATCCAACGGTAGATAGCGCCGCTGATTCTCCTTTCGCGCAAGAGCTGTTCAACTTTGACTATGTGTCGCGGGTGTTTATTGCCAGCAACTTTGTAACCGTAACCAAGAACTCGCCGGTACAATGGGCACACCTCATCCCGGAGCTGAGAACGTTTATCAAATCATATATTGAGGCAGGCGGACCAATCTTTATCGGGAACCCGGTAACAACCACTGCGGCTTCTGCTTCGGCCGAAGTTCCTGCTGACCTTTCCGCTGAGGACACTGAGATTTCTCAGAAAGTAATTGATCTGTTGGAAAACTACGTGCGTCCGGCGGTAGAGCAAGACGGTGGTAACATCACCTTCCGTTCTTACAAAGAAGGCGTGGTAACCGTGAACCTGCAAGGTTCTTGCAGTGGTTGCCCATCTGCCACTGTTACCTTGAAAGCTGGTATTGAAAACCTGCTGAAGCGCATGGTGCCCGAAGTACAGGAAGTAGTAGCCGAAGGCGTAGTGCTGTAAGTACATCTTTCTTTCAATAAAAAAAGGTCCTGAGAAATCAGGGCCTTTTTTTATTGAATTTTTTCTCATCCTACTAAGCGTTAGTAAGTCAATTTTAGGGATAGTGGTGCGTTCTACATTTCCGCAAAGGTATATTTCCGTTTCTTTTGCCTATTTTCAAAGCAGATTAAAAACTACACCTTAATGTCAACACCAGCCTCAAAGCACCCGAAGGGCCTTTATTTTCTGTTTCTGGCAGAAATGTGGGAGCGCTTCGGCTATTACCTCATGATAGGTATTTTCTTCCTCTACATGACCGACACGCAGAGTGGGGGGATGGGACTACCTAAAGACCAGGGTTCTGATATTTACGGTACCTTCATTGCCTTAGTCTTTCTAACCCCTTTCATTGGCGGCCTGCTGGCTGATAGATTGTTAGGATATCGGCTTTCCATCACTATTGGCGGGATCTTGATGGGCCTTGGCTACTGCGGCTTGGCTATTCCCGGTGACACTTTCTTCTATTTGTCTTTGGCGCTCATCATCATTGGCAACGGATTCTTCAAAGCAAACATTTCTACGCTCCTGGGGAACCTGTATTCGGAACCACAGTACCTGCCCCAGAAAGACGCAGGTTACAACATCTTCTACATGGGCATTAACGTGGGGGCCTTTATCTGCAATTTTGTGGCGGCGTACCTGCGCAACACCTACGGCTGGGGCTTTGCGTTTTTAGCAGCAGGTGTTGGTATGTTCATTGGCCTTATCATCTTCTGGGCCGGTAACAAAACCCACCGCGACTATGACATCCGGAAGCCTGCCCAACCGCATGACATGCCTCTCTGGAAGGTCTTCAGCATAGTGATTCTGCCCGCCATTATTGTTGGAATTCTAAGCTGGGTGCTCATTCCCGGCGATGTGTTCGGTTCGGATTCAACTGATGCGTTCATCTTCGGATCAATCCCGATCATCCTGTTTTACGTGAGCCTTTGGGCCCGCGCTTCTACCGAGGATAAAAAGCCCATTGCCGCGCTGCTCTCCATTTTTGCGGTGGTGGTGGTCTTCTGGGGCGTGTTCAAGCAAAACGGAACCGCGCTTACCACCTGGGCCGAATACTACACCGACCGCAGTTTGCCAGAACCACTGGAGAAGCCGGCTGCTTCTTTAGGAATGGTTCAAAGCGTAGACCCTACGCCTTCCACTGTGCCAGATTTTGACGCCGCTTTCAGAACCCGCACCGATGCTGAAGGGAAAGTAATCACCAAAGAGGGCGTATCTCCTTACCTGAACAACCTGCCCAGAGAGGAATGGCCGCAGACAGGAAGTTCCTTGTCTTTAATTTCCACGGAGCTGTTTCAGTCCATTAACCCCTTCTTCGTAATCATCCTGACACCCTTGGTGGTTTCCTTCTGGGGCTTCACCCGGCGGAGAGGAAAAGAACCAAGCACGCCTGCTAAAATGGCCTTGGGATTATTCATCACCGGTCTTTCTACCTTGGTCATGGTAGGTGCCGTGTGGGTAGGTGGAAACGGACAAGACAAGGTCTCAAGTTTATGGCTGGTGGGTACGTATTTTGTAGTGACCATAGGCGAGTTGTGCCTCAGCCCGATGGGGTTGTCCTTAGTATCAAAAGTAAGTCCGCCCCGTTTAACGGCGCTTATGATGGGCGGTTGGTTTATTGCTACCTCCATCGGGAACAAGTTATCCGGGATTTTGGCCAGTCTTTGGGATACTTATGATGACAAATCGTACTTCTTCTGGGTCAATTTCGCGGTAACCGTATCTGCGGCGCTGGTGCTGGTGCTTATGCTCAAGTGGCTCCGCCGGATCATGGAGAAACCAGCTATCTAATCTTATATAGATTCCTGACGATTCTCAGGCTAGCATTCGTCTTTACTAGATCCGCTTTTCTAACCATTTTGCCTCTGCTTTAGGTATGTTTTTCAGGAAACGTGCCTAAAGCAGAGGCAACTTGTTCTGTTGTTATTTCTCCAGCAGAAATGCTTTTAACTATACTGCTTTATTCGGCTATGCCTGCAGATTCGTAAGAGGGTAGTGGATAGTAAATAAGTGCTTTAAACTTAGGATGGAGAGGTTTTTAAGAAAGGAACCCAGAAACCGCTTGCTTAAGGAGCCTTTTTTATTGCTATCAGCAAAGAAGCCCCATTGGTTTTGTAGGCGGAGAAATCAAAGACGTGAAACGAAACATCCCGCGGGGCATTACCATTGGGGTACTAACGGTGATCTTGATTTATTTGCTGGTAAACGCCACCTAACTTTCTTTGCTGCTTATTCCGGCCTTGGAAGAAGTGTATGCCGCCGGAAACAAGATAGCCGCGATTGAAGCCGTGAAAAGCTTCTGGGAAACGGGCGGGTTCTTTATCTCAGTATTGATTCTGATCACCACGCTGGGTTGTACCAACGCCACTATTTTGGCTAGCTGCCGCACCTATTTTGCGATGGTCCGCTAAGGCCTGTTCTTCAGGAAAGCTGCCAATTTAAATAATGCCGAAGTGCCGGGTACATCTTTGGTTGTTCAGTGTGTCTGGGCCTGCGTGCTGGTGATGTCCGGCACCTTTGACCAACTCACGGATATGATCATTTTCGCCGTGTTCATTTACTATGGGGCTACCACCCTCGAGGTTTTCATCCTGAGAAAGAAGATGCCAGATGCGCATCGTCCTTATAAGGTATGGGGCTACCCCGGTGTGCCCACTATAATGGTGCTCTTTTGCGCCGCCTTGTTCTGTAATACCATCTTCGTGCGGCCTAGGGAAGCAGGCATCGGCATGATTCTCATGTTGACAGGCATACCCAGGTACTGGTGGTTTCTAAAGAACAACGTCAAAAAAGAAGAGCCCATGCAGCAAATGACTAAGGTGGAGGTTTCTTGTGTTCTTTCGCCAGAAAAGCAGAAGAGGTGTTTTAGCTCCGTTTTATAGAAAACCGGGCTGAAACACCTCTTCTGCTTTTTACAATCAGCCAGTATAAAATAGGTTAGGGTTAATGCAAGGACCTTCTTTTTACCATCCCGCCATCTGTATCATCAATGCTCTGCTGGATGAGGAAAGCATCTGGGTCAATCAATTTTACCTCTTTTCTTAGTGCCGGAATCTCCAATCTGGTTACCACTGTGAAGATGATGTCAATTTCCAGGTTGTCTCCGCGTTTGCCATACCCTCTTTTGCCCTGGTAGATGGTAACTCCCCTTCCTAACTTCTCGGTAATGGCCACTCTAATGTCTTCGCTCAATCTGGAGATGATGGTTACGCCCGTGTACTGCTCTATCCCGTGTAAAAGAAAGTCAATCATTTTAGAGGCCGCGAAATACGTTAAGATGGAGTACAGGGCTACATCGGTTCCCAAAAAGAGTGCAGCGGTTAGGAAGATGATGATGTTCAGCAGGAGAATGACGTCACTTACTTTCATCAGAGGATAAAGCTTGCTGACCAATACGGCAGCCACCTCGGTGCCATCCAGGACGGCTCCACCCCGCATCGCTAAACCTATACCCAAGCCAATGAAAACACCACCGAAAATGGCCGTCAGCATTTTGTCGGCGGTAAAATCTGGGTAAGTGACAAACACGATACAAAGAGACAAACCCACTATGGCCATGGCGCTCTTAATGGCGAACAACTTGCCTACATACCTGAATCCCATGAAGATGAAAGGGAGGTTTAAAAGCAGAATCAATAGGGAAAGTGGTATCCCGAAAAGGTGGGTCAATAGCATGGAAACCCCGGTTACCCCACCATCAATGAAATGACTGGAAAGCAGGAAACCTTTCAGGCCCATGCCAGCTGATAAAATTCCAATAAGAATGAGGGAGAGGTTCTTGATTTCAGACCTTAAATCAAAGTCTTGGGAAGAGGGAGAAATCATGTGTATTCTATTCGATTAAAGAGCCCTTATTTGAAATAAGGTAAAACAACAATATAGGCAAAACCAAGGAGAGTAGGCTATTGGTGGCGCATTTCCTCTGGTAAACTTCATCCTTTCTGACAAGATTGGCTGTGCCAGACACTTTAGAGATATGGCTTTGTACTTTGTGTTTTCAGAAAAGGAATGGAAAACAGGTTTTTGTGATCAGGTAGTTTGATGCAGCTTTTCAGAAAACACCCGCATAAAACAAAAAAGCCGGGCAATTGCCCGGCTTTTGTATGCTTTAAAATAATTGATTAGCTGGCAGCCACTACTGGTTTAGCAGTAACTACTCTTTCTTTATCAACGTTGGTGGTGTCTACCACAATTGGAGCAGCAATGAACAGGGTTGAGTAAGTGCCGGTCAAGGAACCAACCAACATGGCAAACGAGAAGCCTCTCAGGGTCTCTCCACCGAAGATGAAGAGGATGATTACTACCAGCAATACCGTTAAGTTGGTAATGATGGTACGGCTAAACGTGCTGTTCAAAGCTGGGTTCACGATATCACTGAACCTCATGCGCGGGTTCTCATTGGTGTACTCCCTGATACGGTCAAACACTACCACGGTATCGTTGATTGAGTAACCAATAATGGTTAGAACCGAAGCAATGAATACCTGGTCCATTTCAAAGGAAATCCCGAACAAGTTGGCGATGGTAAAGGCTGAGAACACGATCAAAACGTCGTGAATCAACGCGATTACGCCACCCAAGCTAAACTGCCAACGGCTGAAACGGAAGGCCAGGTAAACGAAGATACCGGCAAAAGCAAGCAACACAGCTATTACCGCAGTTTTCTGAATGTCATCTGCCATAGTGGCACCTACTTTCGCAGAGCTTACAACCGTTGGGTTCAGGTTTTTGTATTGGCTTAACCCTTGGTCTAATGCTGTTCTTACTGACTCATCTGCCTGAGAAGATTCATCTTCTGCAATGTAGCTGGTTGTGATTTTCAGACGGTTGGCAGCACCATAGGTTTTTACCTCTGTACCTGCGCCTTTGAATTCGTCATCCAAAGCAGATCTTACCTCAGAGGCAGCAACTGGGCTGTTGAAATTCACCACGTAAGAGCGGCCACCTTTGAAGTCTACACCCAGAGGCAATTCTCCTTTGATGAATACCGCAGCAATACCGAAAACGATGAAAGCCAAAGAGAACATATAGGCTTTCTTGCGGTTACCCAAGATGTCAAATTTGATGTTCTTGAACCAGTTTCTTGACAAGGCAGTCTCCAGAGAAAGGCTGTTGGCGTTTTTGCCACGTGTCATCCACTCCACTATCAAACGAGAGATGAATACCGCTGAGAAGAAAGAGGTAGCAATACCAATCATCAACGTTACGGCGAATCCTTTTACCGGACCAGATCCGAAGAAGTAAAGGATAATACCCGCTAATAACGTGGTCACGTTGGAGTCAAAGATAGAGCTGAATGCTTTGCTATATCCTTTTTTGATAGCGTCTGGAACACCCATGCCGGAAGCTAGTTCCTCTTTAATCCTTTCAAAGATAAGTACGTTCGCATCCACAGACATACCCATGGTCAATACCATACCAGCAATACCAGGCAAGGTTAGAGCCGTACCAAACTGAGCCAGGATACCAATGATGAAGAAGATGTTGAAGAACAAGGCGATGTTCGCAATCAGACCACCTTTGTTATAGTAGGCGAACATGAACAATACCACCAATGCCATACCAGCCAAAGAAGAAATCAAACCTTGGTTGATAGCTTCCTGACCCAAAGACGGACCTACAATGGCTTCTTCCACAATACGGGTAGGAGCAGGCATTTTACCGGCTTTCAGGATGTTAGCTAAATCCTGAGCTTCTTCAATGGTGAAAGACCCAGAGATAGAAGAGTTACCACCGCTGATCTCACTTTGTACTACCGGGGCAGAGTACACATAGTTATCTAACACAATAGCTACCTGACGACCAATGTTGTCACCAGTTAAACGCTGCCATTTTTTAGAACCAGCAGCATTCATGCTCATAGTAATCTCAGGGCGACCAGTCTGGTCATAATCCTGACGGGCATCAGAAATGTTTTCACCGCTCAAAGGAGCTTTGCCGTCACGGCCTTTCTTGATCGCATACAGTTCTAGGAACTCAGCCCCATCGTTTGCCACAATTGGCTGCACACCCCATAAGAACTTCAGGTTTTGCGGGAACAATGCTTTTACTTCAGGCTTGGCAAACAGAGCGTTTACTTTGGCCGTATCACGCACGTTGGTACCTAATCCACCCGGAAGGGTAGTGAACAGACGCGCTAAAAGTGAGCTTTGGTTAGGGTTGATGGAATCTTTCTTCGCAGCAGCGCTGTCGGCTGGTTTGCTTAATTGAGCAGCTAAGGCAGACGTGTCTTTTGCAGCAGCACCCGTTAAGGCAGAGGCAGAAGTGTCAGCAGCAGAAGCAAGCGAAGCAGAAGAAGCGGCACCTTTCAGTTTGTTTGCTGCTTCTTGCTTTACCAGGTAATCATTCAACTGTGTAAAGTAAGGACCGTATTCCTGCACGCTCCATACTTCCCAGAACTCCAGGTTAGCGGTTCCTTGCAATAGCTTACGAACACGCTCAGGGTTGTCCACGCCAGGTAACTCAATCTGAATACGGTTGGTACCTTTCAGGTGCTGGATATTTGGCTGGTTTACCCCGAATTTATCAATACGGGTACGCAGGATGTTGAAAGAACGGGCAACGGCATCGTCTACTTCTTTGTTGATGACCGCCAGCACTTCCTCATCGGTAGAGTTGTAGCTTAATGAACGGGTAGTGCTGTTCGCGAAGATAGACGCTAACTTGGCGTTTGGCTGAATTTCACGGTAAGAACGGTAGAACAGGTCTACGAAGTTCTCCTGGCTTGTAGCCTGTAATTTTTGCGCGCGGGCAATTGCTTGCTCAAAAGCAGCGTCTTTACGACCGCCAGCCATGGCACGAATAATTTCTACCGGGGAAACTTCCAGGGTTACGTGCATGCCGCCTTTCAAGTCAAGGCCAAGACTTAATTCACTTTCCTTTACCTGCTGGTAGGTGTATTCAGCTCCAAGGAAGTTGAATACCGGAGTTTTCCAGACAGAGTCAAGGTAAGTTTGTCTTTTGTAGTGGTCTACGGTGCCAGTGTTTGTGGTGGCAAACCGGGTAGCGTCTTCTTCAACGCCCTTAGAGACCAAAGAGAACGATAGATAGTACAAGCACAAAGCAGATACTATTACCGTCAGGACTAGGATAAAACCTTTGTTACGCATTGGTAATAAATGGATGAATAAAAATGAAATAAATAAATTATATGAAATCAGGCGAAGACTGACAGAATCCATAATCCTGCAAAGTAGAACAGGCTTTCAGGGTCAGCTTCAAGGGAAATGCAGAAATAAAGGTCCAGCGTATAAAACAGGAGATGTTGCTACAATCTGGAAGAAAAAGTTAAGGTGCGTTGGGAGAAATGGGCAGAATAGCCAATCGCTGCAGGAAGAAGGTCCAGTCAGGGAAAGCCAAGGATGTTTTGATGATCTGCTGAACCGGCGCTATAAAGGCCAGTCGCAGAAAAACAGCAGGTTCAGTAATTTCTAACGCTACGAAAGACGTAGTCGCCTCAAAGGAAACCTTTTGTTTTACCACAGATGATTCCGCATCACGGCCCTGCTTGTTTATCGCTGCCTGCTCTGCCGGAGTGGCCGCTGCATGCGCATAGGCCGGAAGGGCCCTATGATTGACGGTAAGCACCAACAGCAAGGCAATGCTTGTGCAAAGCAGCCGCCAATTACGTTGTATGTAGTGCCTGGGTTTCATCTCTGTAAACAAAGGTAGCGGAATCTTAAAATAAAACAAAAGCCTCTGCTGTGGATTGAACAGCAGAGGCTTTTGATAAGTGCCCTTTATGTAAAATAAAGGTTATTTTTTGATTTTGGAGTTCAGATAAGTCACCAGCACCTCAAGGCCCACCTCAAAGTTCCGGTTGTTGGGGATGATCACATCAGCATCGTTCTTGAACGGCTTAATGTATTTCTCATAGGTAGGGGCCACATGGTTGGTGTAGCGGTACAGTACGTCATCCAGGTCATAGCCACGCTCTACTTTGTCGCGCAGGATGCGGCGTTGTAGTTTGATGTACTCCTTGGCGTCTATGTACACCTTCATGTCCAGCAGTTTGGCTACCTCTTCAAAGTAGAACACAAAGATACCTTCCACTACTACAATGGGTGCTGGTTTAAACTCCAGCTGGCGCGGCACAATGTTGGGGTTGTTGAACGTGTACTCTTTGCGGTAGACCGTCTCGCCTTTGCTTAACTGGAGAATGTCATGGGCGTAGGCCGCGCTGTCAATTGAACTCGGCAAATCAAAGTTATGAAAGCCGTTTTCGTCAATGAACTGTTTATCGCGGTCGTGGTAGTAATTGTCCTGAGAAACCAGGCAAATCTCTTCAGGTGCATAAGAAGCCAGTAGTCTGCTCAGAAATGTGGTTTTTCCTGATGCGCTTCCTCCCGTTATTCCTACAATAAATGGCTTTTGATGCATAAATACGTATGGTTTACGGGATGCGAAATTAGCTTATTGTCTGCACGCAGCCTAACGCCTTTTCAAAAGAATTTAATTATGTGCCGGTTTGTACATATCTGTGCTGCAGAAAGGAAACCAACTGCTGTACGGCGCGTCCGCGGTGACTGATCTGGTTCTTTTCCTGGCTGTCCATTTCGGCAAAAGTACGGTCTTTTCCTTCGGGCATGAAGATGGGGTCATACCCAAAGCCCTGCTCACCCCTGGGAGCGCCAACAATGTGGCCTTCCACAATGCCATTGAACAGGTGCTGTTCGCCTTCTTCTAAGATAAGCGCAATGGAAGTTCTGAAGCGGGCCCTGCGGTTATCCTGGTCTTTTAGTCCGTCCAGTACCTTTTGCATATTGGCCTGGTTGTCACGCTCGGGGCCGGCATAGCGCGCAGAGTAGACTCCTGGTTCATTGTTCAGGGCCTCCACCTCCAAACCTGTATCATCTGCAAAGCAGAGTACCTTGTATTTTTCCCATACATAAGCTGCTTTCTGCAGGGCGTTTCCCTCCAAAGTGTCCTGGTCTTCGGCTAGTTCTTCGGTGCATCCCAAAGCTTCCAGGCTGATGATTTCAAAAGGTGGTCCTAGCAGTTGCTGGATTTCTTTCAATTTATGGGCGTTGTTAGAGGCAAAGCAAATTTTCATACAGTATGTGATTCGTAAAGTGTAGCAATGATACTCTCTCTTGATGGCAGTTCAAAGGAAGCCTGTACAAGTTTTAAACCTTATCTACTGCTTGTAATTGGCTTAAAGCGCCTTGTTCTGGCTTAGGAGAACAGGTTATTTCGCTTGAATACTCCAATCCTTAAACCCCAATCTTAACTCAAGTACGTTTTTAATAGGTCATCAGGCTTTTTGATGTAATTTTGCCGCGGCTTTGCCGGAGCAAGACAAGCATCCCTCTCAAAACACAGATATACAGAGTATCCTATCAGGAAGAAATTATGTTTTGGGCTGCTTTTAAGAAAACAGACTAAAAACAAGAACTGATGTCTTAAGATTACTTTCAGGTTGTGCCTGTTTTGTGTTCTGGTGAAATGTAGCAGCGAAGAAGCCGTTAAGAGAACATTAACCCTTGTCACGGGTTGATAAAGCATAGGAGGCTGAGCTTCCAAACGCAGGTGAGAGCTTAAGCCAGAAAGGTGGGGTTCTGATGATAACAAAAGCAGTAGATGGAATTTCAAAATGACGACGATAAACCGGTAAGACGGCCCCGAACACAGGTACTCACCAAGAGGTTAGACCGCGTGTTCTCTGAGCTGTATTCCATTGCCTCCTTTATCGGTCGTTTTTTCAAAGAGGTGTTTTTACCGCCTTATGAGTTTAAAGAAATAATCAGGCAGTGCTTTGAAATAGGAGTGAAGTCCCTTCCGCTTATTTCTTTGACGGGTTTTATTATTGGTATTGTGTTTATGAACCAGTCGCGGCCTTCTTTGGCTGAGTTTGGGGCAACCTCTTGGTTGCCTTCCTTGGTGTCATTGGCCATTGTTCGGGCTTTGGCCCCGTTGGTGACCGCTTTGATTGGGGCAGGCCGAATTGGGTCTATGATTGGGGCTGAGCTAGGTTCCATGAAAGTAACCGAGCAGATTGAGGCCATGGAAGTGTCTGCCACTAATCCATTCAAGTTCCTGGTGGTAAGCCGCGTTCTGGCTACTACGTTTATGATACCGGCCCTCATGATGTACACCATGCTGGTGGCTTTATTAGGTGCTTTCTTAAATGTGAACGCAAACGAAGGTACCAGCTTTACCACCTACTTCACCCAGGTATTTGATGCCATCACGTTTCTGGATATTTTTTCTTCGGTAATCAAATCTGCCTTGTTTGGGTTTACCATTGGGGTGGTGGGTTGCTATAAAGGCTATAACTCTTCAAAAGGTACTGAAGGAGTGGGCAAGGCAGCCAACTCATCCGTAGTAACGGCTATGTTCTTAGTGTTTATTGAAGAGTTGTTATCCTTGCAGATAATTACGGCACTACGTTAATTCAAGAAGAAGGCCATGAAAAAGACCCAACCAGTAATAGATAGCAGCAACTGCGTCATCAACATCAGAGGACTGGAAAAATCCTTCGGTGATCTGGATGTATTGCGGGGCGTGGACTTGGACTTGTATAAGGGCGAAAACCTGGTCGTGCTGGGGAAATCCGGGACCGGAAAATCAGTATTGATCAAAATCATATCTGGATTACTGAAGCCTGATGCCGGAAAAGTAAACGTGCTGGGACAGGAGGTAAACAAACTAAAAGGCCGCGCACTGGACGAATTACGTCTTAAAATCGGGTTTTCCTTCCAGAACAGCGCCTTGTATGACAGCATGACCATCAGGAAGAACCTGGAGTTTCCGCTGGTACGCAACAGACGCAACCTGAGTAGGGGAGAGGTAAACAGATTGGTGGAAGTGGTGTTAGATGCCGTAGGCCTTTCCCAGACCATCAACCAAATGCCGTCAGAACTCTCCGGTGGTCAGCGGAAGCGGATTGGCATTGCCCGCACCTTGATTTTGCAGCCCGAGATCATGCTCTATGATGAGCCCACCGCGGGTCTGGACCCCATCACGTGTATTGACATCAACAACCTCATCAACGAAGTGCAAAGCCGCTTCCATACCTCTTCTATCATCATCACCCACGACCTTACCTGCGCCAAAGACGTGGGCGATCGCGTGGTAATGCTCCTGGACGGCAGGTTCCAACGTCAGGGTACCTTTGACGAAGTATTCAACACCCAGGATGAGCGGGTGAAATTATTTCATGATTACAATTTTATAGACTAAATGAGTGCAGTAGAAAATAGGCGAGCCGTTGTTGTAGGAATCTTCGTGTTTTTGGCGTTGGTGATTCTGGTGGCAGGTATTTTTGTGCTGGGGGGCCAACAAAAGCGCTTTACCAAGACCATTCAGGTTTCTGCCGTGTTTGACGACGTGACTGGCCTGAAAACCGGGAACCAGGTTCTTTTTTCCGGGGTACGGGTAGGCGTGGTGAAGAAAATCGCTTTTGAAGGTCCTTCCCAGGTGGCTATTACCATGGACATCACCGAAGAAGCCCAGAAATACATCAGAAAAGATGTGAAAGCTAAAATCGGCTCTGAAAGCATGATTGGGAACAAGGCCATCGTGCTGTATGGCGGCAGC is part of the Rufibacter tibetensis genome and harbors:
- a CDS encoding NifU family protein, which gives rise to MTENTTKPVSVYAEANPNPESMKFVLNSTLLGEGGSVDYPTVDSAADSPFAQELFNFDYVSRVFIASNFVTVTKNSPVQWAHLIPELRTFIKSYIEAGGPIFIGNPVTTTAASASAEVPADLSAEDTEISQKVIDLLENYVRPAVEQDGGNITFRSYKEGVVTVNLQGSCSGCPSATVTLKAGIENLLKRMVPEVQEVVAEGVVL
- a CDS encoding peptide MFS transporter, which encodes MSTPASKHPKGLYFLFLAEMWERFGYYLMIGIFFLYMTDTQSGGMGLPKDQGSDIYGTFIALVFLTPFIGGLLADRLLGYRLSITIGGILMGLGYCGLAIPGDTFFYLSLALIIIGNGFFKANISTLLGNLYSEPQYLPQKDAGYNIFYMGINVGAFICNFVAAYLRNTYGWGFAFLAAGVGMFIGLIIFWAGNKTHRDYDIRKPAQPHDMPLWKVFSIVILPAIIVGILSWVLIPGDVFGSDSTDAFIFGSIPIILFYVSLWARASTEDKKPIAALLSIFAVVVVFWGVFKQNGTALTTWAEYYTDRSLPEPLEKPAASLGMVQSVDPTPSTVPDFDAAFRTRTDAEGKVITKEGVSPYLNNLPREEWPQTGSSLSLISTELFQSINPFFVIILTPLVVSFWGFTRRRGKEPSTPAKMALGLFITGLSTLVMVGAVWVGGNGQDKVSSLWLVGTYFVVTIGELCLSPMGLSLVSKVSPPRLTALMMGGWFIATSIGNKLSGILASLWDTYDDKSYFFWVNFAVTVSAALVLVLMLKWLRRIMEKPAI
- a CDS encoding APC family permease, which produces MPGTSLVVQCVWACVLVMSGTFDQLTDMIIFAVFIYYGATTLEVFILRKKMPDAHRPYKVWGYPGVPTIMVLFCAALFCNTIFVRPREAGIGMILMLTGIPRYWWFLKNNVKKEEPMQQMTKVEVSCVLSPEKQKRCFSSVL
- a CDS encoding YitT family protein, whose translation is MISPSSQDFDLRSEIKNLSLILIGILSAGMGLKGFLLSSHFIDGGVTGVSMLLTHLFGIPLSLLILLLNLPFIFMGFRYVGKLFAIKSAMAIVGLSLCIVFVTYPDFTADKMLTAIFGGVFIGLGIGLAMRGGAVLDGTEVAAVLVSKLYPLMKVSDVILLLNIIIFLTAALFLGTDVALYSILTYFAASKMIDFLLHGIEQYTGVTIISRLSEDIRVAITEKLGRGVTIYQGKRGYGKRGDNLEIDIIFTVVTRLEIPALRKEVKLIDPDAFLIQQSIDDTDGGMVKRRSLH
- the secDF gene encoding protein translocase subunit SecDF, which gives rise to MRNKGFILVLTVIVSALCLYYLSFSLVSKGVEEDATRFATTNTGTVDHYKRQTYLDSVWKTPVFNFLGAEYTYQQVKESELSLGLDLKGGMHVTLEVSPVEIIRAMAGGRKDAAFEQAIARAQKLQATSQENFVDLFYRSYREIQPNAKLASIFANSTTRSLSYNSTDEEVLAVINKEVDDAVARSFNILRTRIDKFGVNQPNIQHLKGTNRIQIELPGVDNPERVRKLLQGTANLEFWEVWSVQEYGPYFTQLNDYLVKQEAANKLKGAASSASLASAADTSASALTGAAAKDTSALAAQLSKPADSAAAKKDSINPNQSSLLARLFTTLPGGLGTNVRDTAKVNALFAKPEVKALFPQNLKFLWGVQPIVANDGAEFLELYAIKKGRDGKAPLSGENISDARQDYDQTGRPEITMSMNAAGSKKWQRLTGDNIGRQVAIVLDNYVYSAPVVQSEISGGNSSISGSFTIEEAQDLANILKAGKMPAPTRIVEEAIVGPSLGQEAINQGLISSLAGMALVVLFMFAYYNKGGLIANIALFFNIFFIIGILAQFGTALTLPGIAGMVLTMGMSVDANVLIFERIKEELASGMGVPDAIKKGYSKAFSSIFDSNVTTLLAGIILYFFGSGPVKGFAVTLMIGIATSFFSAVFISRLIVEWMTRGKNANSLSLETALSRNWFKNIKFDILGNRKKAYMFSLAFIVFGIAAVFIKGELPLGVDFKGGRSYVVNFNSPVAASEVRSALDDEFKGAGTEVKTYGAANRLKITTSYIAEDESSQADESVRTALDQGLSQYKNLNPTVVSSAKVGATMADDIQKTAVIAVLLAFAGIFVYLAFRFSRWQFSLGGVIALIHDVLIVFSAFTIANLFGISFEMDQVFIASVLTIIGYSINDTVVVFDRIREYTNENPRMRFSDIVNPALNSTFSRTIITNLTVLLVVIILFIFGGETLRGFSFAMLVGSLTGTYSTLFIAAPIVVDTTNVDKERVVTAKPVVAAS
- a CDS encoding uridine kinase family protein, whose amino-acid sequence is MHQKPFIVGITGGSASGKTTFLSRLLASYAPEEICLVSQDNYYHDRDKQFIDENGFHNFDLPSSIDSAAYAHDILQLSKGETVYRKEYTFNNPNIVPRQLEFKPAPIVVVEGIFVFYFEEVAKLLDMKVYIDAKEYIKLQRRILRDKVERGYDLDDVLYRYTNHVAPTYEKYIKPFKNDADVIIPNNRNFEVGLEVLVTYLNSKIKK
- a CDS encoding non-canonical purine NTP diphosphatase — its product is MKICFASNNAHKLKEIQQLLGPPFEIISLEALGCTEELAEDQDTLEGNALQKAAYVWEKYKVLCFADDTGLEVEALNNEPGVYSARYAGPERDNQANMQKVLDGLKDQDNRRARFRTSIALILEEGEQHLFNGIVEGHIVGAPRGEQGFGYDPIFMPEGKDRTFAEMDSQEKNQISHRGRAVQQLVSFLQHRYVQTGT
- a CDS encoding MlaE family ABC transporter permease, producing MEFQNDDDKPVRRPRTQVLTKRLDRVFSELYSIASFIGRFFKEVFLPPYEFKEIIRQCFEIGVKSLPLISLTGFIIGIVFMNQSRPSLAEFGATSWLPSLVSLAIVRALAPLVTALIGAGRIGSMIGAELGSMKVTEQIEAMEVSATNPFKFLVVSRVLATTFMIPALMMYTMLVALLGAFLNVNANEGTSFTTYFTQVFDAITFLDIFSSVIKSALFGFTIGVVGCYKGYNSSKGTEGVGKAANSSVVTAMFLVFIEELLSLQIITALR
- a CDS encoding ABC transporter ATP-binding protein, which produces MKKTQPVIDSSNCVINIRGLEKSFGDLDVLRGVDLDLYKGENLVVLGKSGTGKSVLIKIISGLLKPDAGKVNVLGQEVNKLKGRALDELRLKIGFSFQNSALYDSMTIRKNLEFPLVRNRRNLSRGEVNRLVEVVLDAVGLSQTINQMPSELSGGQRKRIGIARTLILQPEIMLYDEPTAGLDPITCIDINNLINEVQSRFHTSSIIITHDLTCAKDVGDRVVMLLDGRFQRQGTFDEVFNTQDERVKLFHDYNFID